A genomic window from Phoenix dactylifera cultivar Barhee BC4 unplaced genomic scaffold, palm_55x_up_171113_PBpolish2nd_filt_p 000092F, whole genome shotgun sequence includes:
- the LOC103696673 gene encoding G-type lectin S-receptor-like serine/threonine-protein kinase At4g27290, producing MKLGAIAKPKISLPPFLLLLSLLFPLSLATDTLTRTQSIRDGQTLVSARGTFELGFFSPVGSTHRYLGIWYKHIPVQTAVWVANRASPLPDRTGHLQLGPAGELLLTNGSNHPIWYTDPVHFSRPVAQLLDSGNFVLRDAADALRVGVAWQSFQCPTDTWLPGMRFSSRFPLGLTSWKNSGDASFGDYTVRLDENGLPQLILWGRSNPVYRTGPWNGLRLSGTPEMKSYNSLFTYAFVSNENETYYEHELNDPSIITRLVLDQAGELQRFIWANQTQSWVVSWSAPKDLCDRYGSCGPFGVCNTDSNPVCKCVKGFEPRSVGNWTAGCVRRTALRCGNRDGFRRVTELKLPDTATAIVNRSMELEECKRVCLANCSCVGYTAADISGGVSGCVYWVEDLMDLREFPSGGQDVYVRLAASDLDEDDDEDDETHVPVDKEKLIIIIVATICLSLFLLQLCLCSLWKKKLQGKAKIEQCESHSLLGFGANVAHSSMSTDDVNISAELSLFSLGTIAAATDNFSEESKLGKGGFGEVYKGKLSNGQEVAIKRLSDSSGQGLEEFKNEVILIARLQHMNLVRLLGFCTQGEEKMLIYEYMPNKSLDSILFDPTKGAILDWSKRKRIIDGIAQGLLYLHKYSRLKVIHRDLKASNVLLDAELNPKISDFGIARIFEGNQEQGKTRRIVGTYGYMPPEYALWGHFSEKTDVFSYGVLLLEIISGEKVSGSQGMNGSLNLLNYAWEIWEDGRALELVDPQLGNSYCEEELLRCIHVGLSCVQKSAQDRPTMSAVVSQLGGSNVSLPSLNQPAFHAREGQVSGEDCQKRGNGSSNEVTITMMEGR from the exons ATGAAACTCGGAGCCATAGCAAAGCCAAAGATCAGTTtgcctcccttcctcctcctcctctccctcctgtTCCCTCTTTCCTTGGCCACTGACACCCTTACCCGGACCCAATCCATCCGAGACGGCCAGACCCTGGTCTCGGCCCGAGGTACCttcgagctcggcttcttcagcccggttgggtcgacccaccgTTACCTCGGCATCTGGTACAAGCACATCCCGGTCCAGACCGCCGTCTGGGTCGCCAACCGGGCCAGCCCCCTCCCGGACCGCACCGGCCACCTCCAGCTCGGCCCCGCCGGTGAGCTCCTCCTCACCAACGGCTCGAACCACCCGATCTGGTACACCGACCCGGTTCACTTCTCCCGACCCGTCGCCCAGCTCCTCGACTCCGGCAACTTCGTGCTACGCGATGCAGCGGACGCACTCCGCGTCGGCGTTGCATGGCAGAGCTTCCAATGCCCGACCGACACTTGGCTTCCCGGGATGCGGTTCTCCTCTCGGTTCCCCCTCGGCCTCACTTCCTGGAAGAACTCCGGCGACGCCTCCTTCGGTGATTATACCGTCCGGTTAGACGAGAACGGCCTTCCCCAGCTCATCCTCTGGGGCCGGTCGAACCCGGTCTACCGAACCGGGCCGTGGAACGGCCTGCGGCTCAGCGGCACCCCGGAGATGAAATCCTACAACAGTTTGTTCACCTACGCCTTCGTCTCCAACGAGAACGAGACCTACTACGAGCACGAGCTGAACGACCCATCTATTATTACGAGGCTGGTGCTGGACCAGGCCGGGGAGCTGCAGCGGTTCATATGGGCGAACCAGACCCAGTCCTGGGTCGTGTCCTGGTCCGCACCCAAGGACCTGTGCGACAGGTACGGGAGCTGTGGGCCGTTCGGGGTCTGCAACACGGACTCGAACCCGGTCTGTAAGTGTGTAAAGGGGTTCGAGCCGCGATCAGTCGGGAACTGGACCGCCGGTTGTGTTAGGCGGACCGCCCTGAGGTGCGGGAACCGGGACGGTTTCAGGAGGGTCACTGAGTTGAAGCTTCCAGATACCGCGACCGCTATCGTCAACCGGAGTATGGAACTGGAGGAGTGCAAGAGGGTGTGCTTGGCGAACTGCTCGTGTGTGGGCTACACGGCCGCTGATATCAGTGGGGGTGTTAGTGGGTGCGTGTATTGGGTGGAAGATTTGATGGACCTGAGGGAGTTCCCGAGCGGCGGCCAGGATGTGTACGTCCGATTGGCGGCTTCCGATCTAG atgaggatgatgatgaggaCGACGAAACACATGTTCCTGTGGACAAGGAAAAGTTGATCATAATTATAGTCGCAACAATCTGTTTATCTTTGTTTTTGTTGCAATTATGCCTCTGTAGCCTCTGGAaaaagaagttgcaaggaaaag CAAAGATCGAACAATGCGAAAGTCACTCATTACTTGGTTTTGGAGCTAATGTAGCACATAGCAGCATGTCAACAGATGATGTCAATATAAGTGCAGAGTTGTCTCTATTCAGTTTAGGCACTATTGCTGCTGCTACTGACAATTTCTCGGAAGAAAGTAAGCTAGGAAAGGGTGGTTTTGGGGAGGTGTACAAG GGTAAATTATCTAATGGGCAGGAAGTGGCTATTAAAAGACTTTCAGATAGTTCAGGACAAGGACTTGAGGAGTTCAAGAATGAGGTTATTCTGATTGCTAGGCTACAACACATGAACCTTGTGAGGCTTCTAGGTTTCTGCActcaaggagaagagaagatgcTGATCTATGAGTACATGCCCAATAAAAGTTTGGATTCCATCCTCTTCG ATCCGACCAAGGGAGCAATATTGGATTGGAGTAAACGCAAGAGAATAATTGATGGGATTGCTCAAGGACTCCTCTACCTCCACAAGTACTCTAGACTGAAAGTTATCCACAGAGATCTAAAAGCTAGTAACGTTCTTTTGGATGCCGAGTTGAACCCAAAGATATCAGACTTTGGAATAGCAAGAATATTTGAAGGAAATCAAGAGCAAGGAAAGACAAGAAGAATTGTTGGGACATA TGGCTATATGCCTCCTGAGTACGCTCTATGGGGGCATTTCTCTGAAAAGACTGATGTCTTCAGCTATGGAGTGTTGCTCCTAGAAATTATCAGTGGCGAGAAGGTTTCTGGTTCTCAGGGCATGAACGGCTCTTTGAATCTTTTAAATTAC GCATGGGAGATTTGGGAGGATGGGAGGGCCTTAGAGCTAGTGGATCCACAACTAGGCAATTCCTATTGCGAAGAAGAGTTGCTGAGATGCATCCATGTGGGACTATCATGTGTGCAAAAAAGTGCTCAAGATAGACCTACAATGTCAGCTGTTGTTTCCCAGCTGGGTGGTAGTAATGTAAGCCTTCCTTCACTGAATCAACCAGCCTTCCATGCTCGTGAAGGTCAGGTAAGTGGAGAAGATTGTCAAAAGAGAGGTAATGGTTCCTCAAATGAAGTAACCATTACTATGATGGAAGGTAGGTGA